TCAACATAATCTATTACAGAGATTTGTCGTTTCTGTTAATGCTTTTGTCTCTTCGTTTTAGTTTTGTAAGAAAACATCTACACTTTACGAAATTGAGAATCTCTGGTTTCAACGACGGTGAGAAGAGAAAACTTACATCGGCCCGTTGGTACGAGCAAGAAGGCGAGCTTCGTCGGCGGAGAGATGATCCGGCGGAGTTTCAAGGGATTTATCGAGGTCGAAGAGCGCGTAACGGACGGTGTAACGGAACGAGTGCCGAACGGGACGGAGACGGTCGTGCCAGACGGTGCCTTCGTAGTAGGAGACGCTGGAATCGACGGCGGAGCGTGAAGGTAGGAGACGGTGGATAAGGAGGCGGAAggggaggaggagagagaggaagagcGTTGTGGTTGAAGTGTAGACGATTGAGCAGAGGAGATAAAGCAGTTCCATAATCAAGAACCTTCTTCAAGCTTCTgttctcttctctctccctctgatccttgatgatgatgatagacCCTTCAAATGCAGATGATTCTTTTATTACACTTTGGTCCTTacgtatttttataatttattaagaaCCACTAAGATATATTTACACCCTGGCCAATTATTTAGGCTGTTTGTTTATTTGACAACCTATCAATTAATTCaatgtgtttatatataatctTGAATTCTTGATTGCTGCGTGGACGTTACTGAACCACCTATTATATAATGAGAATTAGGTGATAATCCGCGCCATGCGCGGAGTGAATAGATTAgaagaaattataatttttaatctatagatattagaaatataaaaatcatagtcacaatattacattttatataataaacgATTGAATGAATTGATTTACCAAATATTTCTTCACATTTGCTTTCCTTTGAGCTAGGAAAGGGTCGAATTGATTTATCAAATCTCTCTTAACACTTGCATGAATTTTATCTTGGTACgaaacaaaacaatattgtataactttttaataattatatattgtattaaaataCATAGTAAATACAATATTCATACATGTGTAAATGTGATATAAAATACACATATTAGGGTAGTATTGCCCATTTGTaatttttctaataataaaaaaatgtatgtacaaaaaaaaaaataaacatacaaaGAAATTGGGTTAAGcttcaatatatatttgaacCGCCAGTGAAATAGTGTAATAAGGAGTGGAAATATCAACACCGTTTCAATATATTCTGAATACGTGAAGGAGTGAAAAccaaactataaatatattcaCGTTAGACACAAgataccaaagaaaaaaaaaaacactttctactattttttttgtctatgtAAGAAAGATGTTAATAACATCTTCTTTACGCACAGAGACAAATCTTTAAAGAAGAGTTTTGTGAATCTACTATTTGCCTCTCACcaacaaaatcaaaaccaacCATTTTCGCAAAAGAAAGCCTAAATTTTATTGCAGAAAATTTAGTTTATGATTAGAATGCAGATTAGAACTGCATACCTTGGTGTTTATATAGTAGAACCATGCCTTACATTTCTTAAGATGAAAAATATCTATTAaagaatttgtatatatatatatatatatgtcatttaatGTGAAAATCAAAATCGCAAATCTAGTCCTAAAATAACTTATACAATTTGCAGATTTTACCATAATGAATTACCTTTATTAAGAATTTGGTGGTCAATTAATATTGTCATTCACTATTCATTGCCATATATTCATTATACAGTAAATGTAATGAAAAACCTCTTATTTTTTTGGaagtcaaatatatatatcaatattaacTCAATTAAGTTGCTTACCAAACTGGTTAACATCTTGCAAGTCACATTGCGTGATTAACTCAATTAAATTGTAATACTATTATGTTAAATGACCACATTTAACCACATTGCGTGGTTAATATGCAAAATATATGTTTGGAAACGTTTTTTcaactattataatataattatcctGCATATACTcatataactacaatataattattttgtatatactattaaattatagttatatgtttaaataattattttcttttgtatatagTACGaccatattaattatttaatttaattattatatatatatatatttattatataaatttttttgtatatagtaCGACCGTatcaactatataatataattattatacatatatttatataactattatataattattatttttatatatagtacgaCCATATCAACtatgtaataaaattattttgtgtatatttataaaagtatataactatataatttactttatatatgtTCGGCTTATGTGGACATTGTAAACACGTTCTATCtaagtttaatatacaaaattaatcatGATAAAGAATCATTGATGCAACTAAAGATTATAAATGTTTAAGAAGGTCGATTTATAACAATGGCAATACTTGTAATTATTCTAGTGAAAAGAGGGCTTTTAGTTAAAATGTGTGAGAAGAGCTCTTGTGATGACACGTAGGAAATGACATTTTAGTTAATAACACATGAAGATAAGGTTAGTTTGTAGTAATGCTCCTCTTTTAATAAGAAAGAGATTTGTACTCCCTACACACAACATCTATCTTATTTGCACTTCATACCTTATTTCACCCTAATTTTCTTTCTCCCATCATTACCATTTTCCCCACATTCTATGGTATCCCACTTTTTTTAGTATATCGAGCTAATTTGCTCTATAATGAGAATTTATATTGCATCTGGATAATTTTATTTCGTAATAAAACCTCTACTTATATCGGGTTTACAGAAAACAATTGATACGGGTCGAGATACAAGGATTTGGAATGAGTCTTGGGTTTCAGACTCAGTGGCTCGATCACCTAAACTTGCTGACCACATTGTTTACAAACTACCTTAACTTcttattcagttttttttattaggaATGACACCAAAGAgtgaaatatatagtttttatgaaaattcTTCCATTTAAATGATATTCTTTTGATATTAGGACTAAAACCTTCTCGCTTTCTTGTTTCGGATGGATATGTTTAGAATCACATAAAATCAAgagtttattcggttaaaaccAGTTATGACCTACCCGATCTACCAAGATGAGTCTTACACATGAAGAAGTTCTAGAACTGAGTATCACGAGCCTTCAGAACCATGTGTGGAAGATAAAGGCCCCGACTAAGATGAAGCATTAATTTCTTGTGGCATGCTCTCTCGGGCTGTGTGGCGATGACATAGAGGCTCACTTATAGATACATGGGCACCGATAGGAGTTGTCCTAGATGTGCTGGCACAGTGAAATCGattaatcatcttctttttgaatGCTTCTAATCCTGCTGATTTGGGCTTTATCAGATTATCCGTCCTTTCTGGATACTTTCCGAGTATATCTATATACCGAAATATAAACTTTCTgtttcagaaaagaaaaaaaggtggCTCCACTGAGACCACAATTTGATACATTTCCATGGATCGGTTGGTATAATTGGAAGGCGAAGAACAACAAACTCTTTAATGGAAAAGTCGTATCTCCGATTGACACTCTCCAGCACGCGTCTCTTGAGGCAGAATGTTGGAGGAAAGCTAACGAAAACGAGGGAGCAAACGAGGATTATAACAACCCTCCTACTACAGAGGTTGAGACAGTGTTCCGTCGGATACCTCGAATCACAACCTGTCAAATTGATGCATCATGGATCATCGATAATGGCAGTGTTAGTGGTTTTgggtggagtcttaaggatcaaataggttttgaatattttggaATACATGCGTGCAGCAGGAGTCTCTCAGCTTTGAATCCTGAGATAGAAAGTTTACTTTGGGCAGCCTCATGTATGAGAGATATGAGGATAACCTCGATACGGTTCGAGACGGACTGTTCGGACCTAATAGACATGACTAGAAACCCAACATTCACGACAAAGATCAAGGTGTTCTAGAGATTACAGGAGGATTTCGAGAATGGAACATGTatcatattcctcggaataagAATGGTCAGGCGGACACGTTAGAAAATGAAGTAAGGACAAAAGGCTATATTATTTCCCATATAGATTAAACTCGATTAGATGGAAGTGTTTTACGAAGAATCGGTTCGTCTGACCACCGTTTTGATGAgcagttgataaaaaaaaagttttttttcagaaaaaaagaaaagaatgacgTTAGCTATCTTAAAGAAATAAAGTCAGAAAAGAAAAGCCTCAACCAGCATAAGGtccaaagagaaaaaaaaaagtccaaCTAGCTTAGCGTAAGCCGTAAGGTCCGAAAaggaaaaatattaaatcagtTTAAGGCCTCaaattctggaaaaaaaaagacttaagGGTAGTGCCAGGTTTCCATGCGAGCAGAGGATGCTTCTTTGCCTATAAGTCAACTCACACACGTCCCTCCTATGCGGACACTAGACGGTATAACCTACCCACGGTAACAGCTCAACGCATCATCATGGAAGAGAGTGCGAAAAACATGTGCAAAAAGAGCACTTACCTATCCACAAGACCTCCCACTTGGTCAAGCAATTAGACACTGACATCTCTCTATACACATGATTATAACGTAATGAAAACTATGTTATCACTGGGCCGATACATTTGAGGCCCATCCCCGTCACCCAAAATCAATGAAACTGGGTTGGTCCGGGTTGTTAAGCGAACCCGTCCTAGCTAACTCCTCTACAAGCTTGTTCATGGAGCGATATATACTCCACAATGTAGATACCAACACGTGTCACTATTAACCTAAATATAACACGTGTCATAACTATATTGGTTTTAAGCAAAATAAGGGGCCCACGGGAGATGAGAAGTGGTGCATGGCGAAGAAAACAATGTACAACAAACATGTGGATTTGATCgcaacacacaaaaaaaaattatttatttttacagaaGAAATCGATTTCACAGCTTTTCTCACCAGTCCTTCGATTTCTCCGCTTCGTCACTCtctctgagaaaaaaaaaatggctgcgAGAATCCATGGAGGAGCTGGAGCTGGAGCTGCTACGGCCTTGTCGACGTTTAATCCAAAGAAACTCGTTGCTCCTTCCCGCACCAATCTCCCAGGTCTCGATTTCgaatttgaaatatgtattcTCATTTGCGAGATCTTTggagtttagattttttttggttgtttgatGCAACAGCAGCGAGGAGCAGCAAGAGATGCATTGTGGCTGGTGGTGGATCTGATGCGAGTAAGAGCCTCAGTGTTCGTCACTCTCAGAAATTGATTGCGAGTGCTGCTGTTGCGGTATGTATGCTTCTTTGTCTATTGATTAATTGTTCGTATGGTTCCTTCTTTTGAATCTTGTAGTGATTCATTACGCTTTGTTTTGTAGACGAAGGCGGAGACATCTGCCACCACTGGCACTGGGTATGTTTTTGTTTATGCTTTGCAAATTAGATCTATCATATATTTTGTTCTTAGACAAATGAAATGCCTTTGTTTGCATGTCAATGGGATTCAAATTTAGCTAAAAAGTAGGTAGCTTTTTCACTCCCGTGCTATTGGTTTTGTGCAATAGATTGTGAGAGTTAAATCTCCAGAGACCGCTTGTTTTTAAATAGATAATTGTTAGTGACTGACTGCAAAAGCTTAATGTGTTGCACTACTTTCCTTTTAAAGTAATATTTCTCATTGATCTCTCTGTTTGTGGTTATCATGCTAGAAGATGATTATGTTGATTGAAGATCCTTACATCAAACCATTTAGTTATACTTCCCATGGACACATGCTAATGTGTCATGAATCCTATGAAAATTTTAGCTCTGCTGTATTGGAATATCAAGTGAACAAGTTTTGAAGAAAACAATTCGGATGACTTTTTGCTTATACTGCAATTCATTAGGCTTGTGTTTCAGATACTATTTATTTTGCTATCTAATTATTCAGCAGTTATGTGCTCTTTTATGCTACCCTTACTGTTTAAGCCATTGCTTTCACCTATGCGTTTCTCTTTAACATCTATTGTCACAATTAACAATCTCCTGCTCTTTCTCTGAATTTCAATATTTAGagtataacaaaattttatggCTCATATTCTAACCATGTAATGTTGATGCCTTTTCGGTCACAACACATCAGagtataacaaaattttaaattttatcaaCTTGCAGACATGAGCTACTGCTTTTCGAGGCTCTTCAGGAAGGTCTGGAAGAAGAGATGGACAGAGATCCACATGTATGTGTTATGGGTGAAGACGTTGGCCATTACGGTGGCTCCTACAAAGTAACCAAAGGCCTTGCTGATAAATTCGGCGACCTCAGGGTTCTCGACACTCCTATTTGTGAAAACGCATTCACCGGTATGGGCATTGGAGCCGCCATGACTGGTCTAAGACCCGTCATCGAAGGTATGAACATGGGTTTCCTCCTCCTCGCCTTCAACCAGATCTCCAACAACTGTGGAATGCTTCACTACACATCTGGTGGTCAGTTCACAATCCCGGTTGTCATCCGTGGTCCCGGTGGAGTGGGACGCCAGCTCGGCGCTGAGCATTCGCAGCGGCTAGAATCTTACTTCCAGTCCATTCCTGGGATCCAGATGGTTGCTTGCTCGACTCCTTACAACGCCAAAGGGCTGATGAAAGCCGCGATCAGAAGCGAGAACCCTGTGATTCTGTTTGAGCATGTTCTGCTTTACAATCTCAAGGAGAAGATCCCGGACGAGGAGTACATATGTAACCTTGAAGAAGCTGAGATGGTCAGACCTGGAGAGCACATCACCATCCTCACTTACTCGCGGATGAGGTACCATGTGATGCAGGCAGCTAAAACTCTGGTGAACAAAGGGTATGACCCTGAGGTTATCGACATCAGGTCGCTGAAACCGTTTGATCTTTACACGATTGGGAACTCGGTTAAGAAAACGCACCGAGTTTTGATCGTGGAGGAGTGTATGAGAACCGG
The sequence above is drawn from the Brassica napus cultivar Da-Ae chromosome A8, Da-Ae, whole genome shotgun sequence genome and encodes:
- the LOC106361600 gene encoding pyruvate dehydrogenase E1 component subunit beta-2, chloroplastic-like isoform X1 encodes the protein MAARIHGGAGAGAATALSTFNPKKLVAPSRTNLPAAARSSKRCIVAGGGSDASKSLSVRHSQKLIASAAVATKAETSATTGTGHELLLFEALQEGLEEEMDRDPHVCVMGEDVGHYGGSYKVTKGLADKFGDLRVLDTPICENAFTGMGIGAAMTGLRPVIEGMNMGFLLLAFNQISNNCGMLHYTSGGQFTIPVVIRGPGGVGRQLGAEHSQRLESYFQSIPGIQMVACSTPYNAKGLMKAAIRSENPVILFEHVLLYNLKEKIPDEEYICNLEEAEMVRPGEHITILTYSRMRYHVMQAAKTLVNKGYDPEVIDIRSLKPFDLYTIGNSVKKTHRVLIVEECMRTGGIGASLTAAINENFHDYLDAPVMCLSSQDVPTPYAGTLEEWTVVQPAQIVTAVEQLCQ
- the LOC125576959 gene encoding uncharacterized protein LOC125576959, which codes for MGTDRSCPRCAGTAKNNKLFNGKVVSPIDTLQHASLEAECWRKANENEGANEDYNNPPTTEVETVFRRIPRITTCQIDASWIIDNGSVSGFGWSLKDQIGFEYFGIHACSRSLSALNPEIESLLWAASCMRDMRITSIRFETDCSDLIDMTRNPTFTTKIKVF
- the LOC106361600 gene encoding pyruvate dehydrogenase E1 component subunit beta-2, chloroplastic-like isoform X3, encoding MAARIHGGAGAGAATALSTFNPKKLVAPSRTNLPARSSKRCIVAGGGSDASKSLSVRHSQKLIASAAVATKAETSATTGTGHELLLFEALQEGLEEEMDRDPHVCVMGEDVGHYGGSYKVTKGLADKFGDLRVLDTPICENAFTGMGIGAAMTGLRPVIEGMNMGFLLLAFNQISNNCGMLHYTSGGQFTIPVVIRGPGGVGRQLGAEHSQRLESYFQSIPGIQMVACSTPYNAKGLMKAAIRSENPVILFEHVLLYNLKEKIPDEEYICNLEEAEMVRPGEHITILTYSRMRYHVMQAAKTLVNKGYDPEVIDIRSLKPFDLYTIGNSVKKTHRVLIVEECMRTGGIGASLTAAINENFHDYLDAPVMCLSSQDVPTPYAGTLEEWTVVQPAQIVTAVEQLCQ
- the LOC106361600 gene encoding pyruvate dehydrogenase E1 component subunit beta-2, chloroplastic-like isoform X2; this encodes MAARIHGGAGAGAATALSTFNPKKLVAPSRTNLPAARSSKRCIVAGGGSDASKSLSVRHSQKLIASAAVATKAETSATTGTGHELLLFEALQEGLEEEMDRDPHVCVMGEDVGHYGGSYKVTKGLADKFGDLRVLDTPICENAFTGMGIGAAMTGLRPVIEGMNMGFLLLAFNQISNNCGMLHYTSGGQFTIPVVIRGPGGVGRQLGAEHSQRLESYFQSIPGIQMVACSTPYNAKGLMKAAIRSENPVILFEHVLLYNLKEKIPDEEYICNLEEAEMVRPGEHITILTYSRMRYHVMQAAKTLVNKGYDPEVIDIRSLKPFDLYTIGNSVKKTHRVLIVEECMRTGGIGASLTAAINENFHDYLDAPVMCLSSQDVPTPYAGTLEEWTVVQPAQIVTAVEQLCQ